From Rhodopseudomonas palustris:
CTGTTCTCGACCACCGAGGATCTGGGGGCGGCCGGCATCGACGCCGTGTTCGGCCACGGCCTGATCCGGCTGGATCGCGCGACGGAGGGGCCGACCACGCTGGCCGCCAATGCAGCCGTCAACGTCGCTGCCGACCAGACCGTGTACTGGAGTCGGCTGCTCAACACCGATGGCGAATTCAGCAAGATCGGCACCGGCATTCTGACGATCTCGGGCCGGACCAACGCCGCCGGCAACGTCTATGCGCAGCTCGGCACGCTCGCGGTGGACGGCACGTTGACGATGACGACGGGCGGCATGCTCAGTGTCGCTCAGCCTGCGACGCTGGCGGGCTTCGGCACCGTGGTCGGCGACAGCACGATCGCCGGCACGCTGTCGCCGGGCAAGATGGCCAATATCGGCGACTTCGTCGCCAACAACATCGTGCCGGCGGGCACGGTGCTGAACGGCAATTCGGTCGGCGAGCTGACCTTCAACGGCAACGTCACGCTGACCTCGACGGCGACGACGCGGATCGACATCGACGGCACGCTGCTCGTGCCGGGCGGTCCCGGCACCTACGACAAGATCTACGTCACCGGCGCCGGCAACGTGTTCTACGCGGCCGGTACGCTCACGCCGGTGCTGCGCGACAGCGTCGGCACCGTCAGCAACTACACGCCTGCGCTCGGTACGGATTTCGCCATCGTGCAGGCGCAGGACGGCGCGCGCACGGCGGGCAGCTTCTCGTCCCTGGTGCAGCCGGTCGCAGGCCTGCCGGCCAATGGCCGGTTCGATCTGGTCTATGACCCGACGGCTCTGACGCTGGTGGTGACGCCGGCGAGCTTCAGCTCCTTCGCCGACAGCGGTCAGCTCGGCGGCAACGCGCGATCGGTCGCCGGCATCCTCGACAGTCAACGACCGGCCGCCGGCGTGCTGCCCTCCGATCGGGAAAAGGCGTTGTACGACGCGCTGTACAGGCTGGAGACCGAGACGCAGTACGACAAGGCCTTGACGCAATTGTCGGGCCCGGGCCAGCCGGCGGTCGCGAGCGCGTCGCTGCAGGCGTTCACCGGCTTCCTCGGCGCGATCGGCGATCGTCAGGAGACGATGGCCCTGGGTGGCGAGCGGGGACAGAACGGCACGGCGCAATCCTTCGCGTTGTCCTATGCCGGGCAGAACACGACCAGCGCCGCGACGAGTTCGGCCATGGAGGCGTTCGCCGGCATTGCGCCGACGGACCGCGTCCAGGACGGCTGGTCGGTCTGGGGGCAGGGCTTCGGCCGTAACTCCCGCGTGCGCGACAATGGTGATCTGGCGGGCTCCAAGGCCGTCAGCGCCGGCTTCACTCTCGGCGCCGATCGCTGGTTCTCCAACAGTCTCGTGGCCGGCGGCGCCTTCGGCTATGCGCGGACTACGGCGAGCAGCACCGATATCCAGGGCAAATCGGATACTTACGCCGGCGCCGCCTATGCGAGCTGGATGCCGGGCGCGGCGGTGCTGGATTTCCGGATCGTGGCCGGGACCAGTGATTTGTCCACCGGCCGTCAGATCATGCTGGCGCCGACCAGTCTGCAGGGCAATGCTAATGGCGTCGGCCTCGGCACTGCGTTGGAGGCGGGGTATCGCTTCGCGCTGGCACCCGATGTGACGCTGAAGCCGTTCGCCGGCCTGAGCTGGCAGGGCTTCCGCCGCGACGGCTACAGCGAAAGCCAGCTTCCGATCGGGCTGGTCTATGCTGCGCAGACCTACGACAAGCTGACGACCGTCACCGGCGCGGCCCTGAGCGCCCGACTGCGTGTCGCAGACGGCGCCACCCTGATGCCTGAACTCAAACTCGGGTGGGGCTACGACCTGCGCGATACGACGTTGGTCAGCCAGGCGGCGCTGCTCGACCAGCCTTTTCTGGTCTCGGCGGCCCAGCCCGGCCGCAATGCGGCGCTGGTCGGCGCCAAGATCTCCGGCTGGCGCACCGACTCGTTCCGGATGTTCGCGGCCTACAATGGTGAGTACCGCAGCAATGCGGCGAGTCACCAGCTTTCGGCGGGCGCGCGCTTCAACTGGTGACGGTGCCGACCGGCCGGTCGGCCAACGCTTCTCGGGGCGCTGGTCGACGGCCCCGGATCGATCAGGCCGCCATCCGGCGGCGCTGGCAGTCGCGCGGCAGCGTCACCATCACCACCGTGCCGGCGCCCAGCGTCGAGCGGAGCCGCATCGAGCCGCCGTGCAGCGTGGTGAGCGACTTGGCGATCGCCAGGCCCAGGCCGGAGCCGTGATAGGTCTTGCTGAGCTGGCTCTCGACCTGCTCGAACGGCTGGCCGAGACGGCGCAGCGATTGCGGCGCGATGCCGATGCCGGAATCGGCGATCATCATCACGATCGCGTTCGGCAGCGTCCGGCTGCGCACCATCACCCGGCCGCCATCGGGGGTGAACTTCACGGCGTTCGACAGCAGGTTGATCAGGATCTGCTTGATCGCCCGGCGGTCCGCCACGATCGGAATGTCGTCCTCGATCTCCGAAAGCAGTTCCAGCCGCTTGTTCTCGGCGCGGCCGGCGACCACCTTGAGGGATTCGCCGAGGGTGCGGGCGAGATCGAGCTTTTCCATTTCCAGCCGCATCCGACCGGCCTCGATTTTCGACATGTCGAGAATGTCGTTGATCACTTCCAGCAGATAGTGCCCGCTGGTCATGATGTCGTGGCAGTACTCCTGATACTTCTCGGAGCCCAGCGTGCCGAACATGCCGCTGCCCATGATCTCCGAAAATCCGATGATGGCGTTGAGCGGCGTGCGCAGCTCGTGGCTCATATTGGCGAGGAATTTCGACTTGGTCTGATTGGCTTCCTCGGCGCGGGTCTTCTCCTCTGAATATTTGCGCGCGAGATCGGCGAGTTCGACCGCCTGTCGCTCCAGCTTGTATTGCGAGATCTTGAGGTCGGCGACGGTTGCGCGCAGCCGCAAATCGTTGTCGACCAGCTTCTGCTCGTGCGCCTTGATCCGGGTGATGTCGGTGCCGACCGCGACGTAACCGCCGTCCTTGGTGCGGCGCTCGCTGATGTGAAGCCAGCTACCGTCGTCGAGCTGTGCCTCGAAGGTGCGCGCGCCCGGCGTGGAGCCGCCGCCGACATCGCACAACCGCGTGCGGATCTCCGGCATCCGGCCGACTTCGATCACCGTCTCGTAGGAGGTGCCCGGCGCGACCGCGATGTCCGGCAGCTTGTGCAGCCGCTGGAAGTGCGAGTTGCACAGCACCAGGCGGTTTTCGGCGTCCCACAGCACGAACGCCTCGGGGATGGTCTCGATCGCGTCGCGCAGCCGCAGATCGGCCTCGACCGTGCGTTCGGCGAGGCTCTTCTGTTCGGTGACGTCGACCGCGATGCCGATCAGGTGCTTGTTGTCGGATTGCGATTCCTGGCTGAGCTCGCAGCGCATCCGCAGCCAGATCCAGTGGCCGTTGGCGTGGCGCATCCGGAAGCTGTGGTCGATGTGATCGGCGTTGCCGGCGATCAACTTGTCGCCGATCGCGAACAGATCGATGTCGTCGCTGTTCACCAGCGCGTTGACCTCGCCGAAGGTCAACAGGTCGTTGCGACTCTCCAGGCCGAGCAGCGTGAACATCGACTGCGACCAGAAGATCCGGCCGCGCGACAGGTCCCAGTCCCACAGGCCGCAGCGGCCGCGATTGAGCGCGGTATCGATCCGGCTGCGCACGGCGTCGTTGATGAGATCGCCTTCCTGCGCGCGGGTCGATTGCCAGTGAAACGCGAAGCCGAGGATCAGGACGACGAAGCCGGTGGTGGCCGACAGCGTGATCTGCAGCGCCGCATCGGAGCGCAGGATCGAGCCGGTGTCTTCGTGGATGATGATGACCTGGCCGGGCAGCGACTTGATGGTGTGCAGCGTTGCGAGGGCCGACGCGCCGCTCGGCAGGATGATCTGGGTGACGGTGCCTTGCTGCGCGGATCGCGTCAGCGGCGGCGTGGCGCTGATGATGTCGAGGAAACTGTTGGCGGCGCTCGTGCCCTCGTCGCCGGGCACGCGCGCCAGGACGCGCTGATCGGCGCCGGTGACGATCACGTGGCGCCCGGCTGCGATGCCCCAGGACGGGATCAGTCCCGGCAGCAGATTCTGCAGGCGTTCGATCGAGGCCGGACGATCGAGACGTACTACGCCGATATGTTCGAGCCGCTCGGCCAGCAGATCGGCGAGCGCGCAGAGATCGCGATTGAGCGCGGCGCGCTTCTGCCGGCTCTGATCGATGAACTGAACGGCGGCGCCGAAGCAGATCGTGATGAGGAAGGCGATGATGAGGATCGGGACGGCGCGGCGGAGCACCGGCTCGGCCGTCAGTAGCCGATGGTAGGCCGGTTTAGCGATCGACTGCGCCAATCCTTTGATCGAATCGGATTGAGCGCAGGCGTTCGCCGCCTGCACGCGCGCCATACCGTGGCCCCCGCCTAATGTCCGTCAGCACCCGGTTCGAACGACGTTTCGCCATTCGAATCACGAGCTGATTTGAATCCACTTTTGGCGGGCTGTCGAGAGTCAACGATTCGGCGGATCGGAATATTTCTTATCCAAAGATGAATCGCGCGCTCATTTGTGCGTGAGCCGAGTCCGAAACAAGAACGTGGACTCGTAGGAGTCTCAGGTGTCGCGCTCAATCGGCGTTGGGCGGCTCGGCGTGACTGATCACCCGCTTCACGCTCGGGAACGCGCGGCGCATGTGGCGCTCGATCTCGTCGACGTGATCGTGCACCGCGATGACGCTGAGCGTCGGCTCTGCGTAGCAGTGGAAGTTGACGATCTCGCCGGCCTCGGTGTCGCGGACCCTGACGCTGTGGATGTCGTGGATCGCGCCGTTGCTGGCAAAACCGATCAGCGCGGCGCGAATCTCCTCGACGCGTTCCGGCGCGGCTTCGTAGCCCTGCGGCATCTCCGGTTCGAGCGGCTCGATATGGGTGTCGACCTCGACGTCGGTGCCGAAATCGTCGCGGATGTGCCGTTCGAGTTCGTGCGCGATGTCGTGCGCCTCGACCAGCGGCATGTTGCCGTCGACCTCGAGATCGATGCTGACGGTGATCTTGCAGCCGAGATCGTGGACGGTGACGTGGTGGACGGCGAGGCCGGAATTGCGCGCGATCACCATGATCCGCTCGCGCACCGTCTCGTTGTCGCGCGCGACCGGAATCGCCGTGAAGGTGAGGTCGGCGTCCTCGAAGGCGAGCTTCAGCGCGTCGTCGGCGCGCCGCTTGATCTCGTCGATCCGGTCGATCGGGTAGGTGCGCGGCACCTCGACCAGCGCGTCGATGAAATGCGTCGGCCCGACCATGCGGGTGCGCAACCGCTCGATGCCGACGACGCCCGGCACCGCGCTGATCACGTCGCGGGCCTTGTCGGAGACCCCCTCCGGCGCGCGGTCGAGCAGGGTCTGGATCGTCGAGCGGCCGAGCCGCAGGCCGAGGATCGAGATCATCACCGCGACGCCGATCGCGGCGGCGGCGTCGCCCCAGGCGAAGCCCATCGCCGACAGCGACAGTCCGGCGATCACCGCGAACGAGCCGAGCACATCGGAGGCGAAGTGCAGCGCGTCGGCGGCGAGCGCCTGGCTCTTGGTCGCGACCGCCGTGCGATGCAACGCCCAGGCGCGCCAGGAATTCACCAGGATGTCGACGCCGAGAATTGCGAAGGCCCACAGCGAGAAGGCCGGCGGCGGAGCGCCCTCGCGCAACCGGCTCGTGGCCTCGACCAGAATGCCGCCCGCCAGGACATACAGCAATGCGATGACGCCGAGCGCCGACAGGCTTTCGATCTTGCCGTGGCCGTAGTGATGGGCATCGTCGGCCGGGCGGTCGGAAACCCGGACCACGAACCAGGTGATGATGGTCGCGACCAGATCGATCGAGCTGTGCAGCGCCTCGGAGATCAGCGCCAGCGATCCGATGGCGATGCCGACGGCGAATTTCGCCGCGGCCATGCTGGCGCTCGCCAGCACGGACACCGCAGCCACACGCGATTTGGTGCTGGCGAAATTGCTCATGGGCGCGGTGTAGCAGCCCGATCCTGAACATAAAAGCCGGCCGAAGTGGATCGCCCTCGCGATTTCGCGACCGCCGTTATTGCAAATTGTTCTTATTCAAGCGGCTGCGTCGTGGCGATTGCGGGAACCGCTCAGAACGTCACCACGATCTTGCCGAGGTGACGGTTCGCTTCCATGTGAGCGAACGCCTCGCCGATCTCCGAGAACGGGAAGACGCGGTCGATCGGCAATCGAAGCTTGCGGGATTCGACCGCCGGCCAGATGTCGCCGCGAACCTGGCGGAAGATCTCGCGGATCTCCTCGATGCTGCGGCTGCGGAAGGTGACGCCGACATAATCGATCCGGCGCGCCGCGTGCAGGTCGAAGTTGAAATCGGCGTGGGTGCCGCCGAGCCGGCCGATATTGACGATGCGGCCGCGCACGCGCGCCGCGGCGAGGTTCTGGTTGGCGACCTTGCCGGAGATCTGATC
This genomic window contains:
- a CDS encoding cation diffusion facilitator family transporter, producing the protein MSNFASTKSRVAAVSVLASASMAAAKFAVGIAIGSLALISEALHSSIDLVATIITWFVVRVSDRPADDAHHYGHGKIESLSALGVIALLYVLAGGILVEATSRLREGAPPPAFSLWAFAILGVDILVNSWRAWALHRTAVATKSQALAADALHFASDVLGSFAVIAGLSLSAMGFAWGDAAAAIGVAVMISILGLRLGRSTIQTLLDRAPEGVSDKARDVISAVPGVVGIERLRTRMVGPTHFIDALVEVPRTYPIDRIDEIKRRADDALKLAFEDADLTFTAIPVARDNETVRERIMVIARNSGLAVHHVTVHDLGCKITVSIDLEVDGNMPLVEAHDIAHELERHIRDDFGTDVEVDTHIEPLEPEMPQGYEAAPERVEEIRAALIGFASNGAIHDIHSVRVRDTEAGEIVNFHCYAEPTLSVIAVHDHVDEIERHMRRAFPSVKRVISHAEPPNAD
- a CDS encoding PAS domain-containing sensor histidine kinase, with protein sequence MARVQAANACAQSDSIKGLAQSIAKPAYHRLLTAEPVLRRAVPILIIAFLITICFGAAVQFIDQSRQKRAALNRDLCALADLLAERLEHIGVVRLDRPASIERLQNLLPGLIPSWGIAAGRHVIVTGADQRVLARVPGDEGTSAANSFLDIISATPPLTRSAQQGTVTQIILPSGASALATLHTIKSLPGQVIIIHEDTGSILRSDAALQITLSATTGFVVLILGFAFHWQSTRAQEGDLINDAVRSRIDTALNRGRCGLWDWDLSRGRIFWSQSMFTLLGLESRNDLLTFGEVNALVNSDDIDLFAIGDKLIAGNADHIDHSFRMRHANGHWIWLRMRCELSQESQSDNKHLIGIAVDVTEQKSLAERTVEADLRLRDAIETIPEAFVLWDAENRLVLCNSHFQRLHKLPDIAVAPGTSYETVIEVGRMPEIRTRLCDVGGGSTPGARTFEAQLDDGSWLHISERRTKDGGYVAVGTDITRIKAHEQKLVDNDLRLRATVADLKISQYKLERQAVELADLARKYSEEKTRAEEANQTKSKFLANMSHELRTPLNAIIGFSEIMGSGMFGTLGSEKYQEYCHDIMTSGHYLLEVINDILDMSKIEAGRMRLEMEKLDLARTLGESLKVVAGRAENKRLELLSEIEDDIPIVADRRAIKQILINLLSNAVKFTPDGGRVMVRSRTLPNAIVMMIADSGIGIAPQSLRRLGQPFEQVESQLSKTYHGSGLGLAIAKSLTTLHGGSMRLRSTLGAGTVVMVTLPRDCQRRRMAA
- a CDS encoding autotransporter domain-containing protein translates to MATGGRFRDFSMLLLGTTFLVSAPVSAALYAAEPGKKPKSIARSAVPSELKARLADALRQGERELIAQAYDSTYRNPALRNTVVDYAAGLSPAASRHVVTAADLGVLTSGQRMMLAPNAAQVMATATTTASGLGASSYQNVAMTNNNNSPNLPTQLPSLAAQTWNLTMIGAQAAYTRGFTGAGVTVTVADTGFDTTNAGLVNKLLINLGKNYVVENGGTYDPNDLSPQSAKKLDIHGSHVSGIVAGEKFDNVAAHGVAYDANIIPIRAITEEGYSTVSDSTADALNYFTSLSGTMIYNASYGPNYDETLGLKQWPVSGVSSEANAALNALKAGKIIVAAAGNDRLKSPDAADNPSGLALLPFLNPAHAGLGVYDDGGEGYDYTSLQRQNGQIIAVMAVGSTRGAASYSNLCGVTASWCVAAPGGDGNTEIYSTIPYDTYGFAAGTSMATPTVSGAIAVLIQANPSYNAQDLAHLLFSTTEDLGAAGIDAVFGHGLIRLDRATEGPTTLAANAAVNVAADQTVYWSRLLNTDGEFSKIGTGILTISGRTNAAGNVYAQLGTLAVDGTLTMTTGGMLSVAQPATLAGFGTVVGDSTIAGTLSPGKMANIGDFVANNIVPAGTVLNGNSVGELTFNGNVTLTSTATTRIDIDGTLLVPGGPGTYDKIYVTGAGNVFYAAGTLTPVLRDSVGTVSNYTPALGTDFAIVQAQDGARTAGSFSSLVQPVAGLPANGRFDLVYDPTALTLVVTPASFSSFADSGQLGGNARSVAGILDSQRPAAGVLPSDREKALYDALYRLETETQYDKALTQLSGPGQPAVASASLQAFTGFLGAIGDRQETMALGGERGQNGTAQSFALSYAGQNTTSAATSSAMEAFAGIAPTDRVQDGWSVWGQGFGRNSRVRDNGDLAGSKAVSAGFTLGADRWFSNSLVAGGAFGYARTTASSTDIQGKSDTYAGAAYASWMPGAAVLDFRIVAGTSDLSTGRQIMLAPTSLQGNANGVGLGTALEAGYRFALAPDVTLKPFAGLSWQGFRRDGYSESQLPIGLVYAAQTYDKLTTVTGAALSARLRVADGATLMPELKLGWGYDLRDTTLVSQAALLDQPFLVSAAQPGRNAALVGAKISGWRTDSFRMFAAYNGEYRSNAASHQLSAGARFNW